Proteins co-encoded in one Cytophaga hutchinsonii ATCC 33406 genomic window:
- a CDS encoding helix-turn-helix domain-containing protein encodes MKLYLKFDINTICKKVLQEQLETLNLNYSVLGFGEVEINNDPSAETIKKLNQNLNDYGISVVESHKSVLVQKIKDAIVEMVYSEEKLSNSKTSAYLADKIGQSYGYISNLFSDVTYTSIANFIILQKIERAKQLILTNELTITEIAWKLNYSSVAHFSNQFKSATGLTPSAFQRIIDKRKSALQNK; translated from the coding sequence ATGAAGCTCTATTTAAAATTTGACATAAATACCATTTGTAAAAAGGTATTACAGGAACAACTGGAGACATTAAATCTAAACTATTCAGTACTTGGTTTTGGTGAAGTTGAAATCAACAATGACCCTTCTGCAGAAACCATAAAAAAATTAAATCAAAACTTAAATGATTATGGTATTTCTGTTGTAGAAAGCCATAAGAGTGTTTTGGTACAAAAGATCAAAGACGCCATTGTTGAAATGGTATATTCAGAAGAGAAATTGTCCAATTCAAAAACGTCAGCATATCTGGCAGACAAGATTGGCCAAAGCTATGGATACATTTCAAATCTTTTTTCTGATGTGACGTATACATCTATTGCCAATTTCATTATTCTGCAAAAGATTGAACGTGCCAAGCAATTGATATTGACAAATGAGTTAACCATTACTGAAATTGCCTGGAAGCTGAACTACAGCAGTGTTGCGCATTTCAGTAACCAGTTTAAAAGTGCTACAGGACTTACGCCAAGCGCATTCCAACGGATCATTGACAAGCGTAAAAGTGCGCTTCAAAACAAATAA
- a CDS encoding response regulator, protein MQNELIRVMLADDDEDDRLFFKEAFDEIKIKTSVTTLNNGIELMNYLTKPDAVLPHVLFLDLNMPGKTGIDCLKEIKQIDRLKNIAIAIYSTSASDEDIEETFVQGANVYIKKPHEFSTLKNILSDVITLNWQYHTSGLNRDNFLLSI, encoded by the coding sequence ATGCAGAACGAACTGATTAGAGTAATGCTGGCAGATGATGATGAAGACGACAGACTCTTTTTCAAAGAAGCATTTGATGAAATTAAGATAAAAACGTCTGTAACAACATTAAATAACGGTATTGAATTAATGAACTATCTGACCAAACCAGACGCAGTTCTGCCGCACGTGTTGTTTCTGGATTTGAATATGCCCGGAAAAACAGGGATTGATTGTTTAAAAGAAATAAAGCAGATAGACCGGTTAAAGAATATAGCAATCGCTATTTATTCTACTTCAGCTTCGGACGAAGATATTGAAGAAACATTTGTACAGGGAGCTAATGTATACATCAAAAAGCCGCATGAATTTTCTACCTTAAAAAATATCCTTTCAGATGTAATAACACTTAACTGGCAATATCATACAAGCGGGTTAAACAGAGATAATTTTTTATTAAGCATATAA
- a CDS encoding sensor histidine kinase: MNIKSVFNKSILLKCIFVASLFILIFISTFTYKHSTGLIHSSKRLIHSHKVNLELEQLNSLLKDVEINQTAYFISRDTTFLSAFNNSRTRISQSINRLQGLTQDNLKQQNNLDSLVKLIKVRYNILFENSINLNDSVPVNAKRFNKSLIDGKAVMRTIRSQINQMIELENIYLVERQEKYENESFLTPFYSLMLLLFSLIVFIFSYYKISRDLESLKKSNLVLKIATETMKHAEEIGGFSSWQWDLATNKFIYSDNQHRLLGVERDSFESSNDAFINFVHPEDRHVIKNGERMVLDEQQSSVAFFRVIRKDGQMRYFKSIGKLLTDSSGNKILIGINNDITEEHLVSKSLEDRNSELEKSNKELASFNHVASHDLQEPLRKIQTFISRIYEKESSNLSQQGKDYLERIQIAAKRMRVLIDDLLLFSRTNKVEKIFEHTDLNLLLDEAIQELTQQIEETGATISSDPLPQLIIIPFQIQQLFINLIANSLKYSKPDVPPAIKIESSIINSNDYEAIIKEKNKEFYKISIMDNGLGFDQEYEEAIFTLFYRLHNNSDYPGTGIGLAICKKIVENHKGYIRAESVPGKGSVFSFFLPLYH, encoded by the coding sequence ATGAACATTAAGTCAGTATTTAATAAATCAATTTTGCTAAAATGCATTTTTGTTGCATCATTGTTTATATTAATATTCATTTCAACATTTACGTATAAGCACTCTACAGGCCTCATTCATTCATCCAAACGCTTAATTCATTCGCATAAAGTAAATCTGGAGCTGGAGCAATTAAACTCGCTGCTTAAAGATGTTGAAATTAATCAAACGGCTTATTTCATTTCAAGAGACACCACTTTCCTTTCTGCATTTAATAATTCAAGAACCCGCATAAGCCAATCTATAAACAGACTGCAGGGTTTGACACAGGATAATTTAAAACAACAGAACAATTTAGATTCTCTTGTAAAACTCATAAAGGTTCGATACAATATTCTTTTTGAGAACTCCATTAATCTAAATGACTCTGTGCCCGTAAATGCAAAGCGCTTTAACAAGAGTTTGATAGACGGGAAGGCTGTAATGCGCACAATCCGCAGTCAGATTAACCAGATGATCGAGCTGGAAAATATTTATTTAGTAGAACGGCAGGAAAAGTATGAGAACGAATCGTTTCTTACTCCATTCTATTCCTTAATGCTGTTATTGTTTTCTTTAATCGTATTTATTTTTTCATATTATAAAATAAGCCGCGATTTAGAATCGCTTAAAAAGTCAAACCTTGTTCTGAAAATTGCTACCGAAACGATGAAACATGCCGAAGAGATCGGCGGTTTCAGTAGTTGGCAATGGGATCTGGCCACGAATAAATTTATCTATTCCGACAATCAGCACCGTTTACTTGGAGTTGAACGGGATTCATTTGAATCAAGCAATGATGCATTTATTAATTTTGTGCATCCGGAAGACAGGCATGTTATAAAAAATGGAGAGCGAATGGTATTGGATGAACAGCAATCCAGTGTCGCATTCTTCAGAGTGATCCGGAAAGATGGCCAAATGAGGTACTTTAAATCTATTGGCAAGCTTCTTACCGATTCTTCAGGCAATAAAATTCTCATTGGTATAAACAATGATATCACAGAAGAACATCTGGTGAGCAAATCGCTGGAAGACCGAAACAGTGAATTAGAAAAAAGCAATAAAGAACTGGCATCCTTCAACCACGTTGCCAGCCATGACCTTCAGGAGCCGCTTAGAAAAATTCAAACATTTATTTCGCGGATATATGAGAAAGAAAGCAGCAATCTATCACAGCAAGGAAAAGATTACCTGGAAAGGATACAGATTGCAGCAAAACGCATGCGTGTATTGATAGATGATCTGCTATTATTTTCACGAACAAATAAAGTTGAAAAAATATTTGAACACACAGACCTCAATCTGTTGCTGGATGAGGCAATACAGGAACTGACGCAGCAAATAGAAGAGACGGGAGCAACGATTTCTTCAGATCCTTTGCCGCAACTTATTATAATACCGTTCCAGATTCAACAGTTATTTATAAATCTGATTGCAAATTCTTTAAAATACAGCAAGCCAGATGTGCCGCCGGCAATTAAAATTGAAAGCTCTATTATCAATTCCAATGATTATGAAGCAATTATTAAAGAAAAGAATAAAGAGTTTTATAAAATATCCATTATGGATAACGGACTGGGTTTTGATCAGGAATACGAAGAGGCGATTTTTACATTATTTTATCGTTTGCATAACAATTCAGACTATCCGGGAACAGGAATAGGCCTGGCTATCTGTAAAAAAATTGTTGAAAATCATAAAGGTTACATCAGAGCAGAAAGCGTTCCAGGCAAAGGATCTGTCTTTAGTTTTTTCCTGCCGCTGTATCATTAA
- a CDS encoding DUF4142 domain-containing protein: MKDISSIKTIFLQISCFLGLMLGVSVLFSSSFCNKSAAKSASIVNQVNDSKFSSDADRKNALILVSTAEICLREIKLAQLAQKRAKTADVKELGKMNEEFYTQKLLSVIKLAKIKSISIPTSLSTEGEKIFTELENKSEASFDEYYCDEMIYNHKQTINFFEAVYSETSDEYINAWAKNMIPDLDKQLSYAVLCQRSATK; the protein is encoded by the coding sequence ATGAAAGACATATCAAGTATTAAAACAATCTTTCTTCAGATAAGTTGCTTTTTAGGATTAATGCTGGGGGTATCCGTATTATTTTCAAGTTCCTTCTGCAATAAATCAGCAGCCAAATCGGCTTCCATAGTAAATCAGGTCAATGATTCAAAATTCAGTTCAGATGCAGACCGAAAAAATGCGCTGATTTTAGTTTCAACAGCAGAGATTTGTTTGAGGGAAATTAAACTCGCACAGTTAGCTCAGAAGAGAGCGAAAACAGCAGATGTTAAAGAATTGGGCAAAATGAATGAAGAGTTTTATACACAAAAATTATTATCTGTTATTAAGCTGGCAAAAATAAAATCCATCTCGATTCCAACATCGCTTAGCACAGAAGGCGAAAAAATTTTTACGGAGCTTGAGAATAAATCAGAAGCATCGTTTGATGAATATTATTGTGACGAGATGATATACAATCATAAGCAAACGATTAATTTTTTTGAAGCCGTTTATTCGGAAACCAGTGATGAATATATAAACGCCTGGGCTAAAAATATGATTCCGGATCTGGACAAGCAATTATCGTATGCAGTGCTTTGTCAGAGAAGTGCAACTAAATAA
- a CDS encoding YihY/virulence factor BrkB family protein, which yields MLIYLKDFPGLLKTTFKEWNKRDPFRQSAVIAYYAIFSMPGLLVLIVTIMGYFFSRDVVSQNIIHQIASTFGAEVAKQTELMLLNAGKTKETILGSIIGVATLLVGATGVFVALQKTLNEIWEVEITNKKGILPMLKNRLFSFGLILAIAFLLLISLVVSTALSAVGEWIQSDMSEIFIAFFNIINFTVSLIIISFLFALIFRILPDVHITWKQVWLGAILTGILFTIGKTAIGFYFGKATPESAYGAGGSIVLLLLWVSYSSMILFFGAEFTHTFTKKYFPVKTDQLSKEEKEEVLKV from the coding sequence ATGCTTATCTACTTGAAAGATTTCCCCGGTTTATTAAAAACAACATTTAAAGAATGGAATAAAAGAGACCCATTCAGACAAAGCGCCGTGATTGCTTACTATGCAATTTTCAGTATGCCGGGCTTGCTGGTATTAATAGTAACGATTATGGGTTATTTTTTCAGCAGAGATGTAGTGAGTCAAAACATCATACATCAGATTGCAAGCACCTTTGGAGCTGAAGTAGCTAAGCAGACAGAGTTAATGTTACTTAACGCAGGTAAAACAAAAGAAACCATTTTAGGCTCTATCATTGGAGTCGCTACCTTACTTGTTGGTGCAACGGGAGTATTTGTTGCACTTCAAAAAACATTAAATGAAATATGGGAAGTAGAAATCACAAATAAAAAGGGAATACTGCCGATGCTTAAAAACAGGCTTTTTTCTTTTGGGTTAATATTAGCCATTGCATTTTTATTGCTGATCTCACTTGTAGTATCTACAGCACTTTCCGCAGTTGGAGAATGGATACAATCAGACATGTCTGAAATATTTATTGCATTCTTTAACATTATTAATTTTACTGTTTCTTTAATAATTATTTCATTTCTGTTCGCATTAATTTTCAGAATACTGCCGGATGTACATATAACCTGGAAACAGGTATGGCTAGGCGCAATTCTTACAGGCATATTGTTTACAATAGGTAAAACAGCCATTGGTTTTTATTTTGGCAAGGCAACACCTGAATCGGCTTATGGAGCCGGCGGCTCAATTGTACTGCTGTTATTGTGGGTTTCTTACTCTTCGATGATTTTATTTTTCGGAGCAGAATTTACACATACGTTTACAAAAAAATATTTTCCGGTTAAAACCGATCAGCTTTCTAAAGAGGAAAAGGAAGAAGTGTTAAAAGTATAA
- a CDS encoding DUF4142 domain-containing protein, producing the protein MKTTTIKASIISLFISTALVGFTSCENKTETHAEEKHSESKTEEVAKDQNDAKFNDNDDEKNAKFLVKAAEINLEEIALGKLAQEKSTNADVKELGKMMEKAHTKAFEDLKGLASKKGISIPTENTEDIKNAWTKLNDKTDQKDFNKAYTDKMVSGHKDAVDLFEKQSTESSDADIRAWATSMLPELRTHLDHAVTVQNKVDKK; encoded by the coding sequence ATGAAAACTACTACAATCAAAGCATCAATAATCAGTCTTTTTATTTCAACAGCTCTTGTAGGATTTACTTCATGCGAAAATAAAACAGAAACACACGCAGAAGAGAAACATTCTGAATCAAAAACAGAAGAAGTAGCAAAAGATCAAAACGATGCTAAATTCAATGACAATGACGATGAAAAGAATGCTAAATTTTTAGTAAAAGCGGCTGAGATTAATTTAGAAGAAATTGCTCTTGGTAAACTGGCACAGGAAAAAAGCACAAATGCGGATGTAAAAGAACTTGGTAAAATGATGGAGAAGGCACATACAAAAGCATTCGAAGATCTTAAAGGACTTGCTTCTAAAAAAGGTATTTCAATTCCTACTGAAAATACAGAAGATATAAAAAATGCATGGACTAAGTTAAATGACAAAACGGATCAAAAAGACTTTAACAAAGCATATACAGATAAAATGGTTAGCGGTCACAAAGATGCAGTAGACTTGTTTGAAAAACAATCAACGGAATCAAGTGATGCAGATATCAGAGCCTGGGCTACATCTATGTTACCTGAATTGAGAACGCATTTAGATCATGCTGTAACTGTTCAAAACAAAGTTGACAAAAAGTAA
- a CDS encoding lmo0937 family membrane protein yields the protein MGNILYIIAVILVIFWAVGFFAYTAGGIIHVLLVLAIIAILIRVIQGDKVV from the coding sequence ATGGGAAATATATTATACATCATCGCAGTAATCTTGGTCATCTTTTGGGCAGTAGGATTCTTTGCTTACACAGCAGGTGGCATCATACACGTATTGTTAGTATTAGCAATTATTGCTATTCTGATCCGTGTAATTCAAGGCGACAAAGTTGTCTGA
- a CDS encoding YtxH domain-containing protein has product MSSGKVLLGVLAGIAAGALVGTLLAPEKGSDTRKKLLSKGDDYLDEIKDQFNELLGSLKNKFEEKSEEAQEAYGKGKTKFNEAKNEFKNSMAEL; this is encoded by the coding sequence ATGAGTTCAGGAAAAGTATTATTAGGAGTATTAGCAGGTATCGCTGCAGGTGCATTAGTAGGAACATTATTAGCGCCGGAAAAAGGTTCAGACACAAGAAAAAAATTATTGAGCAAAGGGGATGATTATCTTGATGAGATCAAAGATCAGTTCAATGAATTGCTTGGTTCTTTGAAAAATAAATTCGAAGAGAAATCTGAAGAAGCACAAGAGGCTTACGGAAAAGGCAAAACTAAATTCAACGAAGCTAAGAATGAATTTAAAAATTCAATGGCTGAATTATAA
- a CDS encoding porin family protein, protein MRSFIYLLVVLLKANICLAQDEYIEETKEAASFGIKAGINYTNIYQCSTKDFNTQGKAGFAGGIFVSIPICKYIGLQPELLFSQRGFKATGNYWGSEYELNRTLNYIDVPLLASFNPVSGLSILFGPQYSYLLNQHDSFTNSVLTVAQEDDFKNDKIRKGIFCLTGGLDFNLNNTVLGLRAGWDLINNKDDETFETPQYKNVWIQGTLGFRI, encoded by the coding sequence ATGAGATCGTTCATCTATTTGTTGGTTGTTTTACTAAAGGCAAACATCTGCCTGGCTCAGGATGAATATATAGAAGAAACAAAAGAAGCAGCCTCATTTGGAATTAAAGCAGGCATTAATTATACGAATATATATCAATGCAGTACAAAAGATTTTAATACCCAAGGGAAAGCAGGATTTGCAGGTGGGATATTTGTATCAATTCCAATTTGCAAATATATAGGCCTGCAACCGGAATTGCTTTTTTCACAAAGAGGATTCAAAGCCACCGGAAACTACTGGGGAAGCGAATATGAACTGAACAGAACATTAAATTATATAGATGTGCCGCTATTGGCTTCATTTAATCCGGTTTCAGGTTTGAGTATATTGTTTGGTCCTCAATATTCCTATTTACTGAATCAGCATGACTCATTTACAAACTCCGTTTTGACGGTGGCTCAGGAAGATGACTTTAAAAATGATAAAATAAGAAAAGGCATTTTCTGCCTAACTGGCGGATTAGATTTCAATTTAAATAATACGGTGTTGGGATTAAGAGCAGGCTGGGATCTTATAAATAATAAAGACGACGAAACATTTGAAACACCGCAATATAAAAATGTGTGGATTCAAGGTACATTAGGATTTAGAATTTAA
- a CDS encoding lmo0937 family membrane protein, with protein sequence MGNLLYFIAVILVLFWAIGFLGYHAGGIIHILLVIAIIAVLLRVIRS encoded by the coding sequence ATGGGAAATTTACTTTACTTCATCGCAGTTATTTTGGTTCTTTTTTGGGCAATCGGTTTCTTAGGATATCATGCCGGCGGTATTATACATATTTTATTAGTAATTGCTATCATCGCCGTATTACTAAGAGTTATCAGAAGCTAA
- the trxA gene encoding thioredoxin — MVQYFLGFVFAATTLLVSCSNQQTQTKAITVSDTTLLSAEEFSQKIKKEPNALILDVRTPEEFSEAHIANATNVNWKDNFASGITEVNKNQPVLVYCLSGGRSASASDYLRKNGYTQVYELQGGLLKWQASNFEVVADTVTAAQDSGMTLQQFEALLVTDKYVLIDFYATWCGPCKMMEPALEDIAATMSDKVIVVRIDVDKNEELSKHFEVESLPTVQIYKNKKLVWEDIGYKTKKQLVSQLK; from the coding sequence ATGGTACAGTACTTTTTAGGATTTGTATTTGCAGCTACCACCTTATTGGTATCGTGCTCAAATCAACAGACACAGACAAAAGCAATCACAGTATCTGATACAACCTTGTTATCAGCAGAAGAATTTTCTCAAAAAATAAAAAAAGAACCCAATGCGCTGATTCTGGATGTACGAACTCCGGAAGAATTTTCTGAAGCACATATTGCCAATGCAACAAATGTAAACTGGAAAGATAATTTTGCATCCGGCATAACGGAAGTAAATAAAAATCAACCGGTGTTGGTGTATTGTTTAAGCGGGGGAAGAAGTGCTTCCGCTTCAGACTACCTGAGAAAAAATGGCTACACACAGGTATATGAACTGCAAGGCGGGTTATTAAAATGGCAGGCTTCAAATTTTGAAGTGGTTGCAGATACCGTAACTGCCGCTCAGGATTCAGGAATGACGCTGCAGCAATTCGAAGCACTGTTGGTAACGGATAAATATGTACTGATAGACTTCTATGCTACGTGGTGCGGCCCATGTAAAATGATGGAGCCTGCGTTAGAAGATATTGCTGCAACAATGTCTGACAAAGTTATCGTTGTGCGGATTGATGTAGATAAAAATGAAGAACTCTCTAAACATTTTGAAGTTGAATCCTTGCCGACCGTTCAGATCTATAAAAATAAAAAACTGGTTTGGGAAGACATCGGCTATAAAACAAAAAAACAATTGGTCAGCCAGTTGAAATAA
- a CDS encoding nucleoside recognition domain-containing protein: MRNEFKSLLKDTIKSAVGLYKIMIPISIIVKLLQYFGFIAILGEVLAPVMKLVGLPGACGIVWATTMVTNIYGGMMTFYSLPVLSTLSTAQVSVLCSLMLMAHALPIELQVARKAGCRLAIMFLIRFGFGIVTGILMFQLLQLTGLLQEQNVVQWQPETIENPTLLAWLSGELKKYIIVFFVVMALLFVMRILKKSGALDWFSEALKPVLGIMGINKEVIPMTVIGLSLGILYGGALIIKETEEKNIPKTDIFYSFVLMGLCHSLIEDSLLMISMGAHWSMIFIFRMLFALTVTYLLVKVTKLFASKHIERIAMIKKQKTSKEL, from the coding sequence ATGCGCAACGAATTTAAAAGCCTGCTGAAAGACACCATAAAGTCTGCAGTAGGTTTATATAAAATAATGATACCCATTTCGATTATTGTAAAATTGCTGCAATATTTTGGCTTCATTGCCATTTTGGGAGAAGTACTTGCACCTGTAATGAAATTGGTTGGTTTACCCGGCGCATGCGGCATTGTTTGGGCTACAACTATGGTTACCAATATTTATGGCGGCATGATGACCTTCTACTCATTGCCCGTTTTATCAACACTAAGCACCGCCCAGGTTTCTGTTTTATGCAGCCTTATGTTAATGGCACATGCACTCCCGATTGAATTGCAGGTTGCCAGAAAAGCCGGATGCCGCCTGGCTATTATGTTTTTAATCCGATTTGGTTTTGGTATCGTAACCGGAATACTGATGTTTCAGTTGCTGCAATTGACCGGTTTGTTGCAGGAACAAAACGTAGTGCAATGGCAGCCGGAAACAATTGAAAATCCTACGCTGCTGGCATGGCTGTCAGGTGAATTGAAAAAATACATCATTGTATTTTTTGTTGTAATGGCATTGTTGTTTGTTATGCGGATATTAAAAAAATCTGGCGCGCTGGATTGGTTCAGCGAAGCATTGAAACCTGTCTTAGGTATAATGGGTATTAACAAGGAAGTAATACCAATGACCGTAATTGGTTTGAGTCTTGGAATTTTATATGGAGGAGCGCTGATTATAAAAGAGACCGAAGAAAAAAACATTCCTAAAACAGATATCTTTTATTCATTTGTATTAATGGGTCTTTGTCACAGTTTGATTGAAGATTCATTGCTTATGATTTCAATGGGTGCGCACTGGAGCATGATCTTTATTTTCAGAATGCTTTTTGCACTGACTGTTACGTACTTGCTGGTTAAAGTAACAAAATTGTTCGCATCCAAACATATAGAAAGAATAGCAATGATTAAAAAGCAGAAAACAAGTAAAGAGCTATAA
- a CDS encoding SMP-30/gluconolactonase/LRE family protein produces the protein MKKYILISVLFAAAFAACTHEKPATQVTLMDTLSEIEILDPEAEKLFSKETKAEVIASGFLWSEGPLWLKDEQKLIFSDVPRNRINSWSEKDSLQLYLEPSGYTDTIKRGGETGSNGLCLSKDGKLILAQHGDRRIAEMQAPLNAPKADFKTLAGTFNGKRFSSPNDVCADSKGNYYFTDPPYGLEKQENDPAKEQPKEGVYRINADGSVEQLIDSLTRPNGVIVSNDGSKLYVANSDPARAIWAVYDIDAAGKLSNGKILMDATAYVPKGKGLPDGLKMNKAGYIYATGPCGVWVFNPSGKHIATIKIKEHASNVALDDTESYLYITANMYLLRLKLAK, from the coding sequence ATGAAAAAATATATTTTAATTTCCGTACTTTTCGCTGCTGCCTTTGCAGCATGCACACATGAAAAACCAGCTACACAGGTAACGCTTATGGATACGCTTAGTGAAATAGAGATCTTAGATCCTGAAGCAGAAAAATTATTTTCTAAAGAAACAAAAGCTGAAGTTATTGCATCAGGCTTTTTATGGTCGGAAGGACCGCTATGGTTAAAAGACGAACAAAAATTAATTTTTTCTGATGTGCCAAGAAACAGAATCAACAGCTGGTCTGAAAAAGACAGCTTACAGCTTTATCTTGAACCGTCTGGCTATACAGACACCATTAAACGTGGCGGCGAAACAGGATCAAATGGTTTGTGTTTAAGCAAAGACGGAAAATTAATTTTAGCACAACACGGAGACAGACGTATTGCTGAAATGCAGGCACCATTAAATGCGCCGAAGGCAGATTTTAAAACACTTGCCGGCACATTTAACGGTAAACGTTTCAGCAGCCCGAACGATGTGTGTGCAGACAGCAAAGGAAATTATTATTTTACAGATCCTCCGTACGGACTAGAAAAACAGGAAAATGATCCGGCAAAAGAACAGCCAAAAGAAGGCGTATATAGAATCAATGCAGATGGATCGGTAGAGCAGCTTATTGATTCATTAACGCGCCCCAACGGTGTAATTGTTTCAAATGACGGCAGTAAATTATACGTAGCGAACTCTGATCCGGCGCGGGCTATCTGGGCAGTATACGATATTGATGCAGCAGGTAAATTGTCCAATGGAAAAATATTGATGGATGCCACTGCGTATGTACCTAAAGGTAAAGGCTTGCCGGACGGTTTAAAAATGAACAAGGCGGGCTACATTTATGCTACAGGCCCTTGCGGTGTCTGGGTATTTAATCCTTCCGGAAAACATATTGCAACGATAAAGATTAAAGAACACGCTTCTAATGTCGCATTAGATGATACAGAATCTTATTTATACATTACGGCAAACATGTATTTGTTACGCTTGAAACTAGCTAAATGA
- a CDS encoding RNA polymerase sigma-70 factor, with product MSTVRRLIKDNEKEWPSENKEAFFESLFHTYYKTLCRFSFRIVHDKEKAEDVVQSCFINFWQKRDQLTLHASFKSYLFRAVYNRSINEYNQSKKTSHQELSVLEEESSSRSDDPLLQLQALELEQKIAYAIGSMPEGCRTIFLLSREEQLSYKEIAEMLEISIKTVENQMGKALKIMREHLFTACMLVFLYETIAEILFIG from the coding sequence ATGAGCACAGTACGCAGATTAATTAAAGACAACGAAAAAGAATGGCCTTCTGAAAACAAGGAGGCCTTTTTTGAATCGTTGTTTCACACCTATTACAAAACACTTTGCCGTTTTTCTTTTCGCATTGTACACGACAAAGAAAAAGCCGAAGATGTTGTTCAATCCTGCTTTATAAATTTTTGGCAAAAGAGAGATCAGTTAACCCTGCACGCTTCCTTTAAGTCTTATTTATTCAGGGCAGTATATAACAGAAGCATCAATGAATACAATCAATCTAAAAAGACCAGCCATCAGGAATTATCTGTATTAGAAGAAGAAAGCAGCTCCAGGTCAGATGATCCGCTGCTGCAATTGCAGGCGCTGGAACTGGAGCAGAAAATTGCTTATGCCATCGGATCCATGCCGGAAGGCTGCAGAACCATTTTTTTGCTGAGTCGCGAAGAACAGCTGTCATATAAAGAAATCGCCGAAATGCTGGAAATTTCAATAAAAACAGTTGAAAACCAAATGGGTAAAGCATTAAAAATCATGAGGGAACATCTTTTTACCGCATGCATGCTGGTGTTTTTATATGAAACAATTGCAGAAATTTTATTTATCGGATAG